From the genome of Streptomyces sp. NBC_01260, one region includes:
- a CDS encoding ABC transporter ATP-binding protein, with protein MPIISTAGLARTFDTKAGPVEAVRSVDLTVAAGEIVGLLGPNGAGKTTTLRMLTTLLAPTGGAATVAGHDLIADPAGVRENCGYVAQSGGVDPHITVREELVTQGRMYRLGKAEAVARTGELAGELGLSDLLDRKTASLSGGQRRRLDIAMGLTHRPPLLFLDEPTTGLDPGSRADLWDLVRRLRDESGTTVVLTTHYLDEADALADRLVVVDGGLVVAEGTPAALKTRYAGSPAASLQEAFLAITGRAPAADAAPVAV; from the coding sequence ATGCCAATCATCAGCACGGCCGGGCTCGCCCGGACCTTCGACACCAAGGCCGGCCCGGTGGAGGCCGTACGCTCCGTCGATCTGACGGTCGCGGCCGGCGAGATCGTCGGACTGCTCGGGCCCAACGGAGCGGGCAAGACCACCACGCTGCGGATGCTCACCACGCTGCTCGCCCCCACCGGCGGCGCCGCCACCGTCGCCGGTCACGACCTGATCGCCGACCCGGCGGGCGTGCGGGAGAACTGCGGGTACGTCGCCCAGTCCGGCGGGGTGGACCCGCACATCACCGTGCGGGAGGAACTGGTCACCCAGGGCCGGATGTACCGGCTCGGCAAGGCCGAGGCCGTCGCCCGCACCGGAGAGCTGGCCGGGGAGCTGGGCCTGTCGGACCTGCTCGACCGGAAGACGGCCTCGCTCTCGGGGGGCCAGCGCCGGCGGCTCGACATCGCCATGGGACTCACCCACCGCCCGCCGCTGCTCTTCCTCGACGAGCCGACCACCGGTCTCGACCCGGGCAGCCGCGCCGACCTGTGGGACCTGGTGCGGCGGCTGCGCGACGAATCCGGCACGACCGTCGTGCTCACCACGCACTACCTCGACGAGGCGGACGCGCTCGCGGACCGGCTGGTCGTGGTCGACGGCGGCCTGGTGGTGGCGGAGGGCACCCCGGCCGCCCTGAAGACCCGGTACGCGGGCTCGCCCGCCGCCTCGCTCCAGGAGGCCTTCCTCGCGATCACCGGCCGCGCTCCCGCCGCCGATGCCGCTCCCGTCGCCGTCTAG
- a CDS encoding ABC transporter permease, whose amino-acid sequence MLLHDTALVFGRYARQTLRSKFQILFGILMPLLYLLFFGPLLTGLPLGRSGDSWQILVPGLLLQLGLFGASFSGFALIIDKSTGVMERMRVTPVSRLALLLGRVLRDTLLFMFQAVLLVSAALVMGLRAPLPGVLIGFAFVGLLTVSLASLSYALAMKVSTPQEFGPVINSLTMPAMLLSGLMLPMTLGPKWLDVLSHLTPLRYLVDAVRDAYIGSYATTHMLCGVLVALGFATLAVTVGTRVFLRAGASLR is encoded by the coding sequence ATGCTTCTCCATGACACCGCGCTCGTCTTCGGGCGGTACGCCCGGCAGACCCTGCGCTCGAAGTTCCAGATCCTCTTCGGCATCCTCATGCCCCTGCTGTACCTGCTCTTCTTCGGTCCGCTGCTCACCGGACTGCCGCTCGGCCGGTCCGGTGACTCCTGGCAGATCCTGGTACCCGGCCTGCTGCTCCAGCTCGGCCTGTTCGGCGCCTCGTTCAGCGGGTTCGCCCTCATCATCGACAAGTCGACCGGTGTGATGGAACGGATGCGGGTGACCCCGGTCAGCCGGCTGGCTCTGCTGCTGGGACGGGTGCTGCGGGACACGCTGCTGTTCATGTTCCAGGCGGTGCTGCTGGTCTCGGCCGCCCTGGTCATGGGCTTGCGCGCACCGCTCCCCGGAGTCCTGATCGGCTTCGCGTTCGTCGGCCTGCTGACGGTCTCGCTGGCCTCGCTCTCGTACGCGCTGGCGATGAAGGTCAGCACACCGCAGGAGTTCGGCCCGGTGATCAACTCGCTCACCATGCCGGCCATGCTGCTCTCCGGCCTGATGCTGCCGATGACCCTGGGCCCGAAGTGGCTGGACGTGCTCTCCCACCTCACGCCGCTGCGCTACCTCGTGGACGCGGTACGGGACGCGTACATCGGCTCGTACGCCACCACGCACATGCTCTGCGGCGTGCTGGTCGCCCTCGGATTCGCGACGCTCGCCGTGACAGTGGGCACACGCGTCTTCCTGAGGGCCGGGGCCTCACTACGCTGA
- a CDS encoding cob(I)yrinic acid a,c-diamide adenosyltransferase: MVNLTRIYTRTGDQGTTALGDMSRTAKTDLRISAYADTNEANAVIGTAIALGQLTDDVVKVLVRVQNDLFDVGADLSTPVVEEPKYPPLRVEQFYVDKLEADCDHFLEQVEKLRSFILPGGTPGAALLHQACTVVRRAERSTWAAFEVHGEVMNPLTATYLNRLSDLLFILARVANKEVGDVLWVPGGER; encoded by the coding sequence ATGGTCAATCTGACACGTATCTACACCCGTACCGGCGACCAGGGCACCACCGCCCTCGGCGACATGAGCCGGACAGCCAAGACCGATCTGCGGATCTCCGCCTACGCCGACACCAACGAGGCCAACGCGGTCATCGGCACGGCGATCGCGCTCGGGCAGCTGACCGACGACGTCGTGAAGGTGCTCGTCCGCGTACAGAACGACCTGTTCGACGTGGGCGCGGACCTGTCGACCCCGGTCGTCGAGGAACCGAAGTACCCGCCGCTGCGGGTCGAGCAGTTCTACGTCGACAAGCTGGAGGCGGACTGCGACCACTTCCTGGAGCAGGTGGAGAAGCTCCGCAGCTTCATCCTGCCCGGCGGCACCCCGGGCGCGGCGCTGCTGCACCAGGCCTGCACGGTGGTGCGGCGCGCGGAGCGGTCCACCTGGGCGGCGTTCGAAGTCCACGGCGAGGTGATGAACCCGCTGACGGCGACTTACCTCAACCGGCTCTCCGACCTGCTGTTCATCCTCGCCCGGGTGGCGAACAAGGAGGTCGGCGACGTCCTGTGGGTGCCGGGCGGCGAACGGTGA
- a CDS encoding sensor histidine kinase: MPSPPRPHRDDVLIAVSGLLGGVVLWLLGLHMQTGRPLDAPGIELVPLAVMSALALLRRSAPQTALVIGTLALIMDQFTAGNLATVLLYTDVMYAAVLYGTPAAARRIPVTTFLITVTVTIGFLAWFRSAEALLIGIVTGLVSFVPALTGVSVRNHRDAAETERLRADQTALLAEMDRAQAVTAERARMARELHDMVANHLSAIAIHSTAALSIDDPETSRNALGVIRENSVDGLAEMRRLIGLLRTGGADPEPSISPTLGSLDALVEQHRTNAASSGLTCVLEDSRTETGPLPAPVELAAYRIVQESLTNALKHAGPGTVTVRLGQAGQRLTVQVTSVLGDRPGPRAPGSGAGLVGMQERVALLGGEIEAGPVSTGSGTKIWCVRAELPVGEGSVRA, from the coding sequence GTGCCCTCCCCTCCCCGCCCCCACCGCGACGACGTCCTCATCGCGGTCAGCGGTCTGCTCGGCGGAGTGGTCCTGTGGCTGCTCGGTCTGCACATGCAGACCGGCCGGCCCCTCGACGCCCCCGGGATCGAACTGGTCCCGCTCGCCGTGATGTCGGCGCTGGCGCTGCTGCGCAGGAGCGCGCCGCAGACCGCCCTGGTCATCGGCACGCTCGCGCTGATCATGGACCAGTTCACGGCCGGGAACCTGGCGACCGTGCTGCTGTACACCGACGTCATGTACGCGGCCGTGCTCTACGGCACCCCGGCGGCCGCCCGGCGGATCCCGGTGACCACCTTCCTGATCACGGTCACGGTCACGATCGGCTTCCTGGCCTGGTTCCGCAGTGCCGAGGCGCTGCTCATCGGCATCGTCACGGGGCTGGTCTCGTTCGTGCCCGCCCTCACCGGGGTCAGTGTGCGCAACCATCGCGATGCCGCCGAGACCGAGCGGCTGCGCGCCGATCAGACGGCTCTGCTGGCCGAGATGGACCGGGCGCAGGCGGTGACCGCCGAACGGGCCCGGATGGCGCGCGAACTGCACGACATGGTCGCCAACCACCTCTCCGCGATCGCCATCCACTCCACCGCCGCGCTCTCCATCGACGACCCGGAGACGTCCCGGAACGCCCTGGGGGTCATCCGGGAGAACAGCGTCGACGGTCTGGCCGAAATGCGCCGTCTGATCGGGCTGCTGCGTACCGGCGGGGCCGATCCTGAGCCCAGTATCTCGCCGACGCTCGGCTCGCTGGACGCCCTGGTCGAGCAGCACCGTACCAACGCCGCGTCCAGCGGGCTGACGTGCGTGCTGGAGGACTCACGTACCGAGACGGGTCCGCTGCCGGCGCCGGTCGAGCTGGCCGCGTACCGGATCGTCCAGGAGTCCCTCACGAACGCGCTCAAACATGCCGGGCCCGGCACGGTCACGGTCCGGCTGGGGCAGGCGGGGCAGCGGCTGACGGTGCAGGTCACCAGCGTCCTCGGGGACCGGCCGGGGCCGCGCGCGCCCGGTTCGGGGGCCGGACTGGTCGGGATGCAGGAGCGGGTGGCGCTGCTCGGCGGGGAGATCGAGGCGGGGCCGGTGTCCACCGGGAGCGGGACGAAGATCTGGTGTGTACGGGCTGAACTGCCCGTCGGGGAAGGGAGCGTGCGGGCATGA
- a CDS encoding response regulator, with protein MTIRVLVAEDQSAVRAGLVLILGSAPDIEVVGEAGDGEAAVRLARELRPDLVLMDIQMPRLDGVSATKQVVAERLADVLVLTTFDLDEYVFGALRAGASGFLLKDTEAHGLLEAVRTVARGEGLIAPAVTRRLIAEFAGTTTAPPPEAPDLAVLDSLTRREREVLGCLGEGLSNAEVAVRLSMAEATVKTHVSRLLGKLELRSRVQAAVLAQELGI; from the coding sequence ATGACCATCCGGGTTCTGGTGGCCGAGGACCAGTCGGCGGTGCGTGCGGGGCTGGTGCTCATCCTGGGCAGCGCGCCGGACATCGAGGTCGTCGGGGAGGCCGGTGACGGGGAGGCGGCGGTGCGGCTGGCCCGTGAACTGCGCCCCGATCTGGTGCTGATGGACATCCAGATGCCCAGGCTGGACGGGGTGTCGGCGACGAAGCAGGTGGTCGCGGAGCGGCTGGCGGATGTGCTGGTGCTGACGACCTTCGATCTGGACGAGTACGTCTTCGGCGCGCTGCGGGCCGGGGCGTCGGGCTTTCTGCTGAAGGACACCGAGGCGCACGGCCTGCTCGAAGCGGTACGCACGGTGGCGCGCGGCGAGGGCCTGATCGCCCCGGCGGTGACGCGCCGGCTGATCGCGGAGTTCGCCGGTACCACCACCGCGCCGCCGCCGGAGGCTCCGGACCTGGCGGTGCTGGACTCCCTCACCCGGCGCGAGCGCGAAGTGCTCGGCTGCCTCGGCGAAGGCCTGTCGAACGCCGAGGTCGCGGTGCGCCTCTCCATGGCGGAGGCGACGGTGAAGACGCACGTCAGCAGGCTGCTGGGAAAGCTGGAGCTCCGCAGCCGGGTCCAGGCGGCGGTGCTGGCCCAGGAGTTGGGCATCTGA
- a CDS encoding glycoside hydrolase family 18 chitinase — MSTETPRRTRFRLGAGKATRSRAVAGLTALLLPLAAMVGMASPAQAATSATATYLKKSDWGSGFEGQWTVKNTGTTALSSWTIEWDFPSGTGVGSAWDATVTSSGNHWTAKNLSWNGSVAPGASVSFGFNGTGSGSGSATGCKLNGASCDGGSVPGDNAPSAPGTPTASSITDTSAKLSWSAATDDHGIKNYDVLRDGAVVATVTGTTYTNTGLTAGTDYSYTVQARDTADQTGPASGAVKVHTTGGGGTDPGPGTGDKVNLGYFTDWGVYGRNYHVKNMDTSGSAAKITHINYAFGNVQGGKCTIGDSYADYDMAYTADKSVDGVADTWDQPLRGSFNQLRKLKAKYPHIKVLWSFGGWTWSGGFGQAAQNPAAFADSCYKLVEDPRWADVFDGIDIDWEYPNACGLTCDTSGPAALKSITSALRTKFGSNNLVTAAITADGSAGGKIDVADYAGAAQSLNWYNVMTYDFFGAWDAKGPTAPHSPLTPYTGIPKAGFSSSEAIAKLKAQGVPASKLLLGIGFYGRGWTGVTQDAPGGTATGAAPGTYEAGIEDYKVLKNSCPTTGTIAGTAYAHCGTNWWSYDTPATIGTKMAWAKNQGLGGAFFWEFSGDTSNGELVSAMNNGLK, encoded by the coding sequence TTGAGCACTGAGACCCCCCGCCGGACCCGATTCAGACTCGGGGCCGGAAAAGCCACCAGATCCAGAGCCGTCGCGGGCCTCACCGCACTGCTCCTTCCGCTCGCCGCGATGGTCGGCATGGCCTCCCCGGCCCAAGCCGCCACCTCGGCGACCGCCACGTACCTCAAGAAGTCCGACTGGGGCAGCGGGTTCGAGGGCCAGTGGACGGTGAAGAACACCGGCACCACCGCCCTCAGTTCCTGGACCATCGAGTGGGACTTCCCCTCCGGCACCGGCGTCGGTTCCGCCTGGGACGCCACCGTCACCAGTTCCGGGAATCACTGGACCGCCAAGAACCTCAGCTGGAACGGCTCGGTCGCGCCGGGCGCCAGCGTCTCCTTCGGCTTCAACGGCACCGGCTCCGGCTCCGGTTCCGCCACCGGCTGCAAACTGAACGGCGCCTCCTGCGACGGCGGCAGCGTCCCCGGTGACAACGCCCCCTCCGCGCCCGGAACCCCCACCGCGAGCTCCATCACCGACACCTCGGCGAAGCTGAGCTGGAGCGCGGCCACCGACGACCACGGCATCAAGAACTACGACGTCCTGCGGGACGGCGCGGTCGTCGCCACGGTCACCGGCACCACGTACACCAACACCGGCCTCACCGCCGGCACGGACTACTCCTACACCGTGCAGGCCCGCGACACCGCCGACCAGACCGGTCCGGCCAGCGGCGCGGTCAAGGTGCACACCACCGGCGGCGGGGGCACCGACCCCGGTCCGGGCACCGGCGACAAGGTGAACCTCGGCTACTTCACCGACTGGGGCGTCTACGGCCGGAACTACCACGTGAAGAACATGGACACCTCCGGCTCGGCCGCCAAGATCACGCACATCAACTACGCCTTCGGCAACGTCCAGGGCGGCAAGTGCACCATCGGTGACTCCTACGCCGACTACGACATGGCGTACACCGCCGACAAGTCCGTGGACGGCGTCGCCGACACCTGGGACCAGCCCCTGCGCGGCAGCTTCAACCAGCTGCGCAAGCTCAAGGCGAAGTACCCGCACATCAAGGTCCTCTGGTCGTTCGGCGGGTGGACCTGGTCCGGCGGCTTCGGCCAGGCGGCGCAGAACCCGGCCGCGTTCGCCGACTCCTGCTACAAGCTGGTGGAGGACCCCCGCTGGGCCGATGTCTTCGACGGCATCGACATCGACTGGGAGTACCCCAACGCCTGTGGCCTGACCTGTGACACCAGCGGCCCGGCCGCGCTGAAGTCCATCACGTCCGCACTGCGCACCAAGTTCGGCAGCAACAACCTGGTGACCGCCGCCATCACGGCCGACGGCTCCGCGGGCGGCAAGATCGACGTCGCCGACTACGCGGGCGCCGCGCAGTCGCTGAACTGGTACAACGTGATGACGTACGACTTCTTCGGCGCCTGGGACGCCAAGGGCCCGACGGCTCCGCACTCCCCGCTCACCCCGTACACCGGCATCCCGAAGGCCGGCTTCAGCTCCTCCGAGGCCATCGCCAAGCTGAAGGCCCAGGGCGTCCCCGCCTCGAAGCTGCTGCTCGGCATCGGCTTCTACGGCCGCGGCTGGACCGGCGTCACCCAGGACGCGCCCGGCGGCACCGCCACCGGCGCCGCCCCGGGTACGTACGAGGCGGGCATCGAGGACTACAAGGTCCTCAAGAACAGCTGCCCCACCACCGGCACCATCGCCGGCACCGCCTACGCGCACTGCGGCACCAACTGGTGGAGCTACGACACCCCGGCCACCATCGGCACCAAGATGGCCTGGGCGAAGAACCAGGGCCTGGGAGGCGCGTTCTTCTGGGAGTTCAGCGGGGACACCAGCAACGGTGAACTCGTGAGCGCGATGAACAACGGCCTCAAGTAG
- a CDS encoding DUF2550 domain-containing protein — protein MFLALWVSGLVVALVAVGLFVFGLRRRLIQRSGGTFDCSLRWNVPVEPDLSGKGWVYGVARYHGDKVDWFRVFSYSPRPRRVLERSSIEVVARRLPEGEEELALLSDAIVLGCLHRETRLELAMSEDALTGFLAWLEAAPPGQRVNVA, from the coding sequence ATGTTCCTCGCGCTGTGGGTGAGCGGGCTGGTCGTCGCACTGGTCGCGGTTGGTCTCTTCGTCTTCGGTCTGCGTCGGCGGCTGATTCAGCGCTCCGGCGGGACCTTCGACTGCAGCCTGCGCTGGAATGTGCCGGTGGAGCCCGATCTCTCGGGCAAGGGCTGGGTGTACGGGGTCGCCCGGTACCACGGCGACAAGGTCGACTGGTTCCGGGTCTTCAGCTACTCCCCGCGCCCGCGCCGGGTCCTTGAGCGGTCCTCGATCGAGGTGGTCGCCCGTCGGCTGCCCGAGGGCGAGGAGGAGCTCGCGCTGCTCTCCGACGCCATCGTGCTCGGCTGTCTCCACCGGGAGACCCGCCTGGAGCTGGCGATGAGCGAGGACGCCCTGACCGGATTCCTCGCCTGGCTGGAGGCGGCACCGCCCGGCCAGCGGGTGAACGTGGCCTGA
- a CDS encoding F0F1 ATP synthase subunit epsilon, producing MAAELHVELVAADRSVWSGEATLVVARTTSGDIGVMPGHQPLLGVLESGPVTIRTSDGSTVIAAVHGGFISFADDKLSLLAEIAELADEIDVQRAERALERAKSDTDGAAERRADVRLRAVAVH from the coding sequence TTGGCTGCTGAGCTGCACGTCGAGCTGGTCGCGGCGGACCGTAGTGTCTGGTCCGGCGAGGCCACCCTGGTCGTCGCGCGCACCACGTCCGGCGACATCGGCGTCATGCCCGGTCACCAGCCGCTTCTGGGTGTGCTGGAATCGGGCCCGGTGACGATCCGTACGAGCGATGGCTCCACTGTCATCGCCGCGGTGCACGGCGGTTTCATCTCGTTCGCCGACGACAAGCTCTCGCTGCTGGCGGAGATTGCCGAGCTGGCGGACGAGATCGATGTCCAGCGCGCCGAGCGTGCGCTGGAACGTGCGAAGTCGGACACGGACGGCGCCGCCGAGCGTCGCGCCGATGTGCGACTGCGCGCGGTGGCGGTGCACTAG
- the atpD gene encoding F0F1 ATP synthase subunit beta yields the protein MTTTVETAVATGRVARVIGPVVDVEFPVDAMPEIYNALTVEVADPAEDGKIKKLTLEVAQHLGDGVIRAISMQPTDGLVRQAPVTNTGSGITVPVGEMTKGKVFNTLGEILNKPEAEAEVTERWPIHRKAPAFDQLESKTEMFETGVKVIDLLTPYVKGGKIGLFGGAGVGKTVLIQEMIYRVANNHDGVSVFAGVGERTREGNDLIEEMAESGVIDKTALVFGQMDEPPGTRLRVALAGLTMAEYFRDVMKQDVLFFIDNIFRYTQAGSEVSTLLGRMPSAVGYQPNLADEMGLLQERITSTRGHSITSMQAIYVPADDLTDPAPATTFAHLDATTVLSRPISEKGIYPAVDPLDSTSRILDPRYIAKDHYDTAMRVKGILQKYKDLQDIIAILGMDELGEEDKLTVFRARRIERFLSQNTHVAKQFTGVDGSDVPLDESIAAFNAIADGEYDHFPEQAFFMCGGIEDLKANAKELGVS from the coding sequence ATGACGACCACAGTTGAGACGGCCGTTGCCACGGGCCGCGTCGCCCGGGTCATCGGCCCGGTCGTCGACGTGGAGTTCCCCGTCGACGCGATGCCGGAGATCTACAACGCGCTGACCGTCGAGGTGGCCGACCCGGCCGAGGACGGCAAGATCAAGAAGCTGACGCTCGAGGTTGCCCAGCACCTCGGCGACGGCGTGATCCGCGCCATCTCGATGCAGCCCACCGACGGTCTGGTCCGCCAGGCCCCGGTGACCAACACGGGCTCCGGCATCACGGTGCCGGTCGGCGAGATGACCAAGGGCAAGGTGTTCAACACCCTTGGTGAGATCCTGAACAAGCCCGAGGCCGAGGCCGAGGTCACCGAGCGCTGGCCGATCCACCGCAAGGCGCCCGCCTTCGACCAGCTCGAGTCCAAGACCGAGATGTTCGAGACCGGCGTCAAGGTCATCGACCTTCTCACCCCGTACGTCAAGGGTGGAAAGATCGGTCTGTTCGGTGGTGCCGGTGTCGGCAAGACCGTTCTGATCCAGGAAATGATCTACCGCGTCGCCAACAACCACGACGGTGTGTCGGTGTTCGCGGGTGTCGGTGAGCGTACCCGTGAGGGCAACGACCTCATCGAGGAGATGGCCGAGTCCGGCGTCATCGACAAGACGGCGCTTGTCTTCGGTCAGATGGACGAGCCCCCGGGCACCCGTCTGCGGGTCGCGCTTGCCGGTCTGACCATGGCGGAGTACTTCCGCGATGTGATGAAGCAGGACGTGCTCTTCTTCATCGACAACATCTTCCGGTACACCCAGGCCGGCTCCGAGGTGTCCACCCTGCTCGGCCGTATGCCGTCCGCGGTGGGTTACCAGCCGAACCTGGCCGACGAGATGGGTCTCCTCCAGGAGCGCATCACGTCGACCCGTGGTCACTCGATCACCTCGATGCAGGCGATCTACGTCCCCGCGGACGACCTGACCGACCCGGCTCCGGCCACCACCTTCGCCCACCTCGACGCGACGACGGTCCTTTCCCGTCCGATCTCCGAGAAGGGCATCTACCCGGCCGTGGACCCGCTGGACTCCACGTCCCGGATCCTGGACCCGCGTTACATCGCGAAGGACCACTACGACACCGCCATGCGGGTCAAGGGAATCCTTCAGAAGTACAAGGACCTCCAGGACATCATCGCCATTCTCGGAATGGACGAGCTCGGCGAGGAGGACAAGCTCACCGTCTTCCGCGCCCGTCGCATCGAGCGCTTCCTGTCGCAGAACACCCACGTCGCCAAGCAGTTCACCGGCGTGGACGGTTCGGACGTTCCGCTCGACGAGTCGATCGCCGCGTTCAACGCGATCGCCGACGGTGAGTACGACCACTTCCCCGAGCAGGCGTTCTTCATGTGCGGTGGCATCGAGGACCTCAAGGCCAACGCCAAGGAGCTCGGCGTCTCCTGA
- a CDS encoding F0F1 ATP synthase subunit gamma has product MGAQLRVYKRRIRSVTATKKITKAMEMIAASRIVKAQRKVAASMPYATELNRAVTAVATGSTTKHPLTTEAETPARAAILLVTSDRGLAGGYSSNAIKAAEQLTERLRGEGKEVDTYVIGRKGVAYYNFRERKIAESWTGFTDSPTYADAKRAAAPMIEAVTKETAEGGVDELHIVFTEFVSMMTQNPVDNRMLPLSLDTTKDEDSQGEILPLFDFEPSAEDVLDALLPRYVESRIYNALLQAAASEHAARRRAMKSATDNAGELVKSLSRLANAARQAEITQEISEIVGGASALADATAGSDK; this is encoded by the coding sequence ATGGGCGCTCAGCTTCGCGTTTACAAGCGCCGCATCCGCTCCGTCACCGCCACGAAGAAGATCACCAAGGCGATGGAGATGATCGCCGCCTCGCGCATCGTCAAGGCGCAGCGCAAGGTGGCGGCCTCGATGCCGTATGCCACCGAGCTGAACCGTGCTGTCACCGCGGTGGCGACCGGTTCCACCACCAAGCACCCGCTGACCACCGAGGCCGAGACTCCGGCACGGGCCGCGATCCTGCTCGTCACGAGCGACCGCGGTCTGGCCGGCGGTTACTCCTCCAACGCCATCAAGGCGGCGGAGCAGCTGACCGAGCGGCTGCGCGGTGAGGGCAAGGAGGTCGACACGTATGTGATCGGCCGCAAGGGTGTCGCCTACTACAACTTCCGCGAGCGCAAGATCGCGGAGTCGTGGACCGGCTTCACCGACAGCCCGACGTACGCGGATGCGAAGCGGGCGGCCGCCCCGATGATCGAGGCGGTCACCAAGGAGACCGCCGAGGGCGGCGTGGACGAGCTGCACATCGTCTTCACCGAGTTCGTCTCGATGATGACGCAGAACCCGGTGGACAACCGGATGCTGCCGCTCAGCCTCGACACCACGAAGGACGAGGACAGCCAGGGAGAGATCCTGCCGCTGTTCGACTTCGAGCCGTCGGCGGAGGACGTCCTGGACGCCCTGCTCCCGCGGTACGTCGAGAGCCGGATCTACAACGCGCTGCTGCAGGCCGCTGCTTCCGAGCACGCTGCCCGCCGCCGCGCGATGAAGTCGGCCACCGACAACGCCGGGGAGCTCGTCAAGAGCCTCTCCCGGCTTGCCAACGCGGCCCGCCAGGCCGAAATCACCCAGGAAATCAGCGAGATCGTCGGTGGTGCCAGTGCGCTGGCCGACGCGACCGCGGGGAGTGACAAGTAA
- the atpA gene encoding F0F1 ATP synthase subunit alpha, with amino-acid sequence MAELTIRPEEIRDALENFVQSYKPDAASREEVGTVSVAGDGIAKVEGLPSAMANELLKFEDGTLGLALNLEEREIGAIVLGEFSGIEEGQPVQRTGEVLSVGVGEGYLGRVVDPLGNPIDGLGEIATDSRRALELQAPGVMVRKSVHEPMQTGYKAVDAMVPIGRGQRQLIIGDRQTGKTALAVDTIINQRDNWRSGDVKKQVRCIYVAIGQKGSTIASVRGALEEAGALEYTTIVAAPASDPAGFKYLAPYTGSAIGQHWMYQGKHVLIIFDDLSKQADAYRAVSLLLRRPPGREAYPGDVFYLHSRLLERCAKLSDEMGAGSMTGLPIVETKANDVSAFIPTNVISITDGQCFLESDLFNAGQRPALNVGISVSRVGGSAQHKAMRQVSGRLRVDLAQYRELEAFAAFGSDLDAASKASLERGKRMVELLKQPQYSPLPVEEQVVSVWAGTTGKMDDVPVEDIRRFESELLEYLRRERKDLLTSIAEGAKMSDDTLQSVADAVAAFKQQFETSDGKLLGEG; translated from the coding sequence ATGGCGGAGCTCACGATCCGGCCGGAGGAGATCCGGGATGCGCTGGAGAACTTTGTCCAGTCGTACAAGCCGGACGCGGCCTCGCGCGAGGAGGTCGGTACGGTCAGCGTTGCCGGCGACGGCATCGCGAAGGTGGAGGGCCTGCCCTCCGCCATGGCGAACGAGCTGCTGAAGTTCGAGGACGGCACCCTCGGTCTCGCCCTCAACCTCGAGGAGCGCGAGATCGGTGCGATCGTCCTCGGCGAGTTCAGCGGAATCGAGGAGGGCCAGCCGGTGCAGCGCACCGGTGAGGTGCTCTCCGTCGGCGTCGGCGAGGGTTACCTCGGCCGCGTCGTCGACCCGCTCGGCAACCCGATCGACGGTCTCGGCGAGATCGCGACCGACAGTCGGCGCGCCCTCGAGCTGCAGGCCCCTGGCGTCATGGTCCGTAAGTCGGTGCACGAGCCGATGCAGACCGGCTACAAGGCCGTCGACGCCATGGTGCCGATCGGCCGCGGCCAGCGTCAGCTGATCATCGGTGACCGTCAGACGGGTAAGACCGCTCTGGCTGTCGACACGATCATCAACCAGCGCGACAACTGGCGCTCGGGCGACGTGAAGAAGCAGGTTCGCTGCATCTACGTCGCCATCGGTCAGAAGGGCTCCACCATCGCCTCCGTGCGCGGTGCCCTCGAAGAGGCCGGCGCGCTTGAGTACACGACCATCGTCGCCGCCCCGGCGTCCGACCCGGCCGGCTTCAAGTACCTGGCGCCGTACACCGGTTCGGCCATCGGCCAGCACTGGATGTACCAGGGCAAGCACGTCCTGATCATCTTCGATGACCTTTCGAAGCAGGCCGACGCGTACCGCGCCGTATCGCTTCTGCTGCGCCGTCCGCCGGGCCGTGAGGCCTACCCGGGCGACGTCTTCTACCTCCACTCGCGTCTGCTGGAGCGCTGCGCCAAGCTCTCCGACGAGATGGGTGCCGGTTCGATGACCGGCCTCCCGATCGTCGAGACCAAGGCGAACGACGTGTCGGCGTTCATCCCGACCAACGTCATCTCCATCACCGACGGCCAGTGCTTCCTGGAGTCCGACCTGTTCAACGCCGGCCAGCGTCCGGCTCTGAACGTCGGTATCTCGGTCTCGCGAGTCGGTGGCTCCGCCCAGCACAAGGCCATGCGTCAGGTCTCCGGCCGACTCCGCGTGGACCTCGCCCAGTACCGTGAGCTGGAGGCGTTCGCCGCCTTCGGCTCCGACCTGGACGCGGCCTCGAAGGCTTCGCTGGAGCGCGGTAAGCGCATGGTCGAGCTGCTGAAGCAGCCGCAGTACTCCCCGCTCCCGGTCGAGGAGCAGGTCGTCTCGGTCTGGGCCGGCACCACGGGCAAGATGGACGACGTCCCGGTCGAGGACATCCGCCGCTTCGAGAGCGAGCTGCTGGAGTACCTGCGCCGCGAGCGCAAGGACCTCCTGACCAGCATCGCCGAGGGCGCCAAGATGTCCGACGACACGCTGCAGTCGGTAGCCGACGCGGTCGCCGCCTTCAAGCAGCAGTTCGAGACCTCGGACGGCAAGCTTCTGGGCGAGGGCTGA